In Vitis vinifera cultivar Pinot Noir 40024 chromosome 11, ASM3070453v1, a genomic segment contains:
- the LOC100246893 gene encoding pentatricopeptide repeat-containing protein At2g13600 isoform X1 — MITETLSSLLHHCSKTKALRCGLSLHAAVLKTGTQSDVFMSNHVLNMYAKCGHTTFARQVFDEMFEKNLVSWSAMISGYDQAGEPQMAIDLYSQMFLVPNEYVFASVISACASLSAVTLGQKIHSRSLKFGYESISFVSNSLISMYMKCNQCSDALSVFTNTPEPNCVSYNALITGFVENQQLERGLEFFKLMRQQGLIPDRFAFMGVLGICTTTENLKRGAELHCQTVKLNLDSTPFIGNVIITMYSELNLIQEAEKAFRLIEEKDVISWNTLIAACSHCDDHAKGLRVFKHMTEETNVRPDDFTFTSALAACAGLASMSHGKQIHAHLMRTRLYQDLGVGNALVNMYAKCGCIGYAYDIFSKMVHHNLVSWNTIIAGFGNHGLGERAVELFEQMNASGIRPDSVTFIGLLTACNHAGLVDKGQLYFNSMEETYGIAPDIEHFSCLIDMLGRAGRLNEAEEYMRKFPFWNDPVVLVSLLSASRLHGDVVIGERLAKWLLKLQPVTTSPYVLLSNLYASDGMWDSVAEARKRLKGSGLKKEPGHSLIEVNGSVEKFTIGDFTHLRIKEIKGILKTLSWAVGSNFWLTKRL; from the exons ATGATTACGGAAACTCTCAGTTCACTTTTGCATCACTGCTCCAAAACCAAGGCACTTCGTTGTGGTCTTTCCCTTCATGCTGCCGTTTTGAAGACAGGCACACAATCAGATGTTTTTATGTCCAACCATGTTCTCAACATGTATGCCAAGTGTGGACACACTACCTTTGCTCGTCAAGTGTTTGAtgaaatgtttgaaaaaaacCTTGTCTCTTGGTCAGCTATGATCTCTGGCTATGACCAGGCTGGGGAGCCTCAGATGGCAATTGACCTGTATTCCCAAATGTTCCTTGTTCCAAATGAATATGTCTTTGCAAGTGTTATTAGTGCCTGTGCCAGCCTCTCAGCTGTGACTCTAGGGCAAAAGATTCATTCTCGATCATTGAAGTTTGGCTATGAATCCATCTCTTTTGTCTCCAACTCGCTTATCTCTATGTATATGAAATGTAATCAATGTAGTGATGCCTTATCAGTCTTCACTAATACTCCTGAACCAAATTGTGTCTCCTACAATGCACTAATTACTGGATTTGTGGAAAACCAGCAACTGGAAAGAGGGCTTGAATTTTTCAAACTTATGCGCCAACAAGGTCTCATTCCAGACCGTTTTGCTTTCATGGGAGTTTTGGGGATTTGCACCACTACAGAGAATTTGAAGAGAGGAGCAGAATTGCATTGCCAGACAGTCAAACTTAATCTTGACTCCACCCCTTTTATTGGCAATGTGATAATAACAATGTATTCAGAGTTAAATCTAATACAAGAAGCAGAGAAGGCCTTTAGATTGATTGAAGAGAAAGATGTGATTTCATGGAACACCCTTATTGCTGCTTGTTCTCATTGTGATGATCATGCAAAGGGCTTGAGAGTTTTCAAGCACATGACAGAAGAAACTAATGTAAGGCCTGATGACTTCACTTTTACCAGTGCCCTTGCTGCCTGTGCAGGGCTTGCTTCAATGAGCCATGGTAAGCAGATACATGCTCATCTAATGAGAACGAGGCTGTATCAGGATCTGGGAGTTGGCAATGCACTTGTGAACATGTATGCTAAATGTGGTTGTATTGGCTATGCATATGATATATTCAGCAAAATGGTCCATCACAATCTTGTCTCATGGAACACCATAATTGCTGGATTTGGAAATCATGGGCTTGGGGAGAGAGCTGTAGAACTTTTTGAGCAGATGAATGCAAGTGGGATAAGGCCAGATTCAGTTACATTTATTGGACTTCTAACAGCTTGCAATCATGCAGGGCTAGTAGATAAGGGGCAATTATACTTCAATTCTATGGAAGAAACTTACGGAATTGCCCCTGACATAGAGCATTTCTCTTGTCTTATTGATATGCTGGGACGGGCTGGGAGATTAAATGAGGCAGAAGAGTACATGAGGAAATTCCCTTTCTGGAATGATCCAGTTGTTCTAGTGAGCTTGCTTTCTGCTAGCCGTCTGCATGGAGATGTTGTAATTGGGGAGCGTTTGGCTAAATGGCTTCTAAAACTTCAGCCTGTGACTACTTCTCCTTATGTATTATTATCAAACTTGTATGCTTCAGATGGGATGTGGGACAGTGTTGCAGAGGCAAGGAAGAGGTTGAAGGGTAGTGGTTTGAAGAAGGAGCCTGGCCATAGTCTGATTGAAGTGAATGGAAGTGTAGAAAAGTTTACAATAGGGGATTTTACTCACTTGAGGATTAAAGAGATAAAGGGCATACTCAAAACTTTGAGCTGGGCAGTAG GATCCAACTTTTGGCTTACCAAGAGGCTGTGA
- the LOC100246893 gene encoding pentatricopeptide repeat-containing protein At2g13600 isoform X3, which yields MITETLSSLLHHCSKTKALRCGLSLHAAVLKTGTQSDVFMSNHVLNMYAKCGHTTFARQVFDEMFEKNLVSWSAMISGYDQAGEPQMAIDLYSQMFLVPNEYVFASVISACASLSAVTLGQKIHSRSLKFGYESISFVSNSLISMYMKCNQCSDALSVFTNTPEPNCVSYNALITGFVENQQLERGLEFFKLMRQQGLIPDRFAFMGVLGICTTTENLKRGAELHCQTVKLNLDSTPFIGNVIITMYSELNLIQEAEKAFRLIEEKDVISWNTLIAACSHCDDHAKGLRVFKHMTEETNVRPDDFTFTSALAACAGLASMSHGKQIHAHLMRTRLYQDLGVGNALVNMYAKCGCIGYAYDIFSKMVHHNLVSWNTIIAGFGNHGLGERAVELFEQMNASGIRPDSVTFIGLLTACNHAGLVDKGQLYFNSMEETYGIAPDIEHFSCLIDMLGRAGRLNEAEEYMRKFPFWNDPVVLVSLLSASRLHGDVVIGERLAKWLLKLQPVTTSPYVLLSNLYASDGMWDSVAEARKRLKGSGLKKEPGHSLIEVNGSVEKFTIGDFTHLRIKEIKGILKTLSWAVVL from the exons ATGATTACGGAAACTCTCAGTTCACTTTTGCATCACTGCTCCAAAACCAAGGCACTTCGTTGTGGTCTTTCCCTTCATGCTGCCGTTTTGAAGACAGGCACACAATCAGATGTTTTTATGTCCAACCATGTTCTCAACATGTATGCCAAGTGTGGACACACTACCTTTGCTCGTCAAGTGTTTGAtgaaatgtttgaaaaaaacCTTGTCTCTTGGTCAGCTATGATCTCTGGCTATGACCAGGCTGGGGAGCCTCAGATGGCAATTGACCTGTATTCCCAAATGTTCCTTGTTCCAAATGAATATGTCTTTGCAAGTGTTATTAGTGCCTGTGCCAGCCTCTCAGCTGTGACTCTAGGGCAAAAGATTCATTCTCGATCATTGAAGTTTGGCTATGAATCCATCTCTTTTGTCTCCAACTCGCTTATCTCTATGTATATGAAATGTAATCAATGTAGTGATGCCTTATCAGTCTTCACTAATACTCCTGAACCAAATTGTGTCTCCTACAATGCACTAATTACTGGATTTGTGGAAAACCAGCAACTGGAAAGAGGGCTTGAATTTTTCAAACTTATGCGCCAACAAGGTCTCATTCCAGACCGTTTTGCTTTCATGGGAGTTTTGGGGATTTGCACCACTACAGAGAATTTGAAGAGAGGAGCAGAATTGCATTGCCAGACAGTCAAACTTAATCTTGACTCCACCCCTTTTATTGGCAATGTGATAATAACAATGTATTCAGAGTTAAATCTAATACAAGAAGCAGAGAAGGCCTTTAGATTGATTGAAGAGAAAGATGTGATTTCATGGAACACCCTTATTGCTGCTTGTTCTCATTGTGATGATCATGCAAAGGGCTTGAGAGTTTTCAAGCACATGACAGAAGAAACTAATGTAAGGCCTGATGACTTCACTTTTACCAGTGCCCTTGCTGCCTGTGCAGGGCTTGCTTCAATGAGCCATGGTAAGCAGATACATGCTCATCTAATGAGAACGAGGCTGTATCAGGATCTGGGAGTTGGCAATGCACTTGTGAACATGTATGCTAAATGTGGTTGTATTGGCTATGCATATGATATATTCAGCAAAATGGTCCATCACAATCTTGTCTCATGGAACACCATAATTGCTGGATTTGGAAATCATGGGCTTGGGGAGAGAGCTGTAGAACTTTTTGAGCAGATGAATGCAAGTGGGATAAGGCCAGATTCAGTTACATTTATTGGACTTCTAACAGCTTGCAATCATGCAGGGCTAGTAGATAAGGGGCAATTATACTTCAATTCTATGGAAGAAACTTACGGAATTGCCCCTGACATAGAGCATTTCTCTTGTCTTATTGATATGCTGGGACGGGCTGGGAGATTAAATGAGGCAGAAGAGTACATGAGGAAATTCCCTTTCTGGAATGATCCAGTTGTTCTAGTGAGCTTGCTTTCTGCTAGCCGTCTGCATGGAGATGTTGTAATTGGGGAGCGTTTGGCTAAATGGCTTCTAAAACTTCAGCCTGTGACTACTTCTCCTTATGTATTATTATCAAACTTGTATGCTTCAGATGGGATGTGGGACAGTGTTGCAGAGGCAAGGAAGAGGTTGAAGGGTAGTGGTTTGAAGAAGGAGCCTGGCCATAGTCTGATTGAAGTGAATGGAAGTGTAGAAAAGTTTACAATAGGGGATTTTACTCACTTGAGGATTAAAGAGATAAAGGGCATACTCAAAACTTTGAGCTGGGCAGTAG TTCTATGA
- the LOC100246893 gene encoding pentatricopeptide repeat-containing protein At2g13600 isoform X2 — MITETLSSLLHHCSKTKALRCGLSLHAAVLKTGTQSDVFMSNHVLNMYAKCGHTTFARQVFDEMFEKNLVSWSAMISGYDQAGEPQMAIDLYSQMFLVPNEYVFASVISACASLSAVTLGQKIHSRSLKFGYESISFVSNSLISMYMKCNQCSDALSVFTNTPEPNCVSYNALITGFVENQQLERGLEFFKLMRQQGLIPDRFAFMGVLGICTTTENLKRGAELHCQTVKLNLDSTPFIGNVIITMYSELNLIQEAEKAFRLIEEKDVISWNTLIAACSHCDDHAKGLRVFKHMTEETNVRPDDFTFTSALAACAGLASMSHGKQIHAHLMRTRLYQDLGVGNALVNMYAKCGCIGYAYDIFSKMVHHNLVSWNTIIAGFGNHGLGERAVELFEQMNASGIRPDSVTFIGLLTACNHAGLVDKGQLYFNSMEETYGIAPDIEHFSCLIDMLGRAGRLNEAEEYMRKFPFWNDPVVLVSLLSASRLHGDVVIGERLAKWLLKLQPVTTSPYVLLSNLYASDGMWDSVAEARKRLKGSGLKKEPGHSLIEVNGSVEKFTIGDFTHLRIKEIKGILKTLSWAVGEVTLYN, encoded by the coding sequence ATGATTACGGAAACTCTCAGTTCACTTTTGCATCACTGCTCCAAAACCAAGGCACTTCGTTGTGGTCTTTCCCTTCATGCTGCCGTTTTGAAGACAGGCACACAATCAGATGTTTTTATGTCCAACCATGTTCTCAACATGTATGCCAAGTGTGGACACACTACCTTTGCTCGTCAAGTGTTTGAtgaaatgtttgaaaaaaacCTTGTCTCTTGGTCAGCTATGATCTCTGGCTATGACCAGGCTGGGGAGCCTCAGATGGCAATTGACCTGTATTCCCAAATGTTCCTTGTTCCAAATGAATATGTCTTTGCAAGTGTTATTAGTGCCTGTGCCAGCCTCTCAGCTGTGACTCTAGGGCAAAAGATTCATTCTCGATCATTGAAGTTTGGCTATGAATCCATCTCTTTTGTCTCCAACTCGCTTATCTCTATGTATATGAAATGTAATCAATGTAGTGATGCCTTATCAGTCTTCACTAATACTCCTGAACCAAATTGTGTCTCCTACAATGCACTAATTACTGGATTTGTGGAAAACCAGCAACTGGAAAGAGGGCTTGAATTTTTCAAACTTATGCGCCAACAAGGTCTCATTCCAGACCGTTTTGCTTTCATGGGAGTTTTGGGGATTTGCACCACTACAGAGAATTTGAAGAGAGGAGCAGAATTGCATTGCCAGACAGTCAAACTTAATCTTGACTCCACCCCTTTTATTGGCAATGTGATAATAACAATGTATTCAGAGTTAAATCTAATACAAGAAGCAGAGAAGGCCTTTAGATTGATTGAAGAGAAAGATGTGATTTCATGGAACACCCTTATTGCTGCTTGTTCTCATTGTGATGATCATGCAAAGGGCTTGAGAGTTTTCAAGCACATGACAGAAGAAACTAATGTAAGGCCTGATGACTTCACTTTTACCAGTGCCCTTGCTGCCTGTGCAGGGCTTGCTTCAATGAGCCATGGTAAGCAGATACATGCTCATCTAATGAGAACGAGGCTGTATCAGGATCTGGGAGTTGGCAATGCACTTGTGAACATGTATGCTAAATGTGGTTGTATTGGCTATGCATATGATATATTCAGCAAAATGGTCCATCACAATCTTGTCTCATGGAACACCATAATTGCTGGATTTGGAAATCATGGGCTTGGGGAGAGAGCTGTAGAACTTTTTGAGCAGATGAATGCAAGTGGGATAAGGCCAGATTCAGTTACATTTATTGGACTTCTAACAGCTTGCAATCATGCAGGGCTAGTAGATAAGGGGCAATTATACTTCAATTCTATGGAAGAAACTTACGGAATTGCCCCTGACATAGAGCATTTCTCTTGTCTTATTGATATGCTGGGACGGGCTGGGAGATTAAATGAGGCAGAAGAGTACATGAGGAAATTCCCTTTCTGGAATGATCCAGTTGTTCTAGTGAGCTTGCTTTCTGCTAGCCGTCTGCATGGAGATGTTGTAATTGGGGAGCGTTTGGCTAAATGGCTTCTAAAACTTCAGCCTGTGACTACTTCTCCTTATGTATTATTATCAAACTTGTATGCTTCAGATGGGATGTGGGACAGTGTTGCAGAGGCAAGGAAGAGGTTGAAGGGTAGTGGTTTGAAGAAGGAGCCTGGCCATAGTCTGATTGAAGTGAATGGAAGTGTAGAAAAGTTTACAATAGGGGATTTTACTCACTTGAGGATTAAAGAGATAAAGGGCATACTCAAAACTTTGAGCTGGGCAGTAGGTGAAGTTACTTTATACAATTAA